A genomic segment from Orrella daihaiensis encodes:
- a CDS encoding recombinase family protein, producing MKKVAIYARVSTDKQTVTNQLIQLREVARRCGYEIVQEFTDEGISGAKGRADRPALNDMMKSATQRKFDMVMVWSIDRLGRSLQHLVEILNELQQKNIDLFFHQQAMDTSSPSGRMMFSVFGALAEFERSLIRERVLAGQQRAKAKGKKLGRPSKMNEGLKTAIQLLRQKGMGIKQIAKECGVGVGTVYSVI from the coding sequence ATGAAAAAAGTCGCCATCTACGCACGAGTCTCTACTGACAAACAGACGGTCACGAATCAACTGATACAACTGCGTGAAGTTGCTCGACGCTGTGGTTACGAAATCGTTCAAGAGTTCACTGATGAAGGCATCTCAGGGGCGAAAGGTCGTGCTGATCGTCCTGCACTCAATGACATGATGAAGTCTGCAACTCAACGCAAGTTTGACATGGTCATGGTGTGGTCAATTGATCGCCTCGGTCGGTCTCTGCAACACCTTGTTGAGATTCTGAATGAACTACAACAGAAGAACATTGATTTGTTCTTTCACCAACAAGCAATGGATACGAGTTCACCAAGTGGTCGCATGATGTTCTCTGTCTTCGGTGCTCTTGCTGAGTTTGAACGTTCATTGATTCGTGAACGTGTTCTTGCAGGTCAGCAACGTGCCAAAGCAAAGGGCAAGAAACTGGGTCGTCCATCAAAGATGAATGAGGGTCTCAAGACTGCAATTCAACTTCTGCGTCAGAAAGGCATGGGCATCAAGCAAATCGCCAAAGAATGCGGTGTCGGTGTTGGAACTGTGTATTCGGTAATTTGA
- a CDS encoding dienelactone hydrolase family protein — MSKNYFALLLTSLMLSGCLATYGGKDPGSKEGQLISYQYEFDGVKDLKTEAVFRKPAAATATNKVPAVIVLHDGGGWSTERTRQYADLFTSNGYATLEPRLYFDDKAPRTNKKDLASLYAGLSYLSKQPEIDRNRIYAMGMSAGAMLAMLAKTQSANELFNRSDTTFRAIASMYPVCWLFTATIEGNPPKVFSDFTASDMKNWQPMPIRLFIPEFDDYEDRDATTCENFITKIPSEQARSTFSIKLYPGATHGWDHGRTYSFNTWAACKGRGCVNTNQSNPAVTQQGYKDVLSFFGEQ; from the coding sequence ATGTCCAAAAACTATTTTGCGCTTTTACTAACAAGCTTGATGCTTTCTGGTTGCCTTGCCACATATGGCGGCAAAGATCCCGGATCGAAAGAAGGGCAACTGATCAGCTATCAGTATGAGTTTGATGGTGTGAAAGACCTAAAGACTGAAGCGGTTTTCAGAAAACCTGCGGCAGCGACCGCTACTAACAAGGTGCCAGCAGTCATTGTCCTGCACGATGGCGGTGGTTGGTCGACTGAGCGCACACGACAGTACGCTGACTTGTTTACATCGAATGGCTATGCCACTTTGGAGCCGAGACTGTATTTTGATGACAAGGCACCAAGAACTAATAAAAAAGATTTGGCAAGCTTGTATGCAGGGTTGAGTTACTTATCAAAGCAACCCGAAATTGACCGGAATCGTATCTATGCGATGGGAATGTCAGCAGGTGCGATGCTAGCGATGCTTGCTAAAACGCAAAGCGCGAATGAGTTGTTCAACCGATCAGATACCACCTTCAGAGCGATTGCATCTATGTACCCTGTTTGCTGGCTATTCACGGCAACAATAGAAGGGAATCCGCCTAAGGTTTTTTCGGATTTCACAGCGTCGGATATGAAAAACTGGCAGCCAATGCCTATTCGTTTGTTCATACCAGAGTTTGATGACTACGAAGATCGAGATGCAACTACTTGCGAAAACTTCATCACGAAAATTCCAAGCGAACAAGCCCGCTCGACCTTTTCCATCAAGCTCTACCCTGGTGCCACGCACGGCTGGGATCACGGAAGAACTTATTCGTTTAATACTTGGGCGGCTTGTAAAGGCAGGGGTTGTGTAAACACGAACCAATCAAATCCTGCAGTGACACAACAAGGCTATAAGGACGTACTGAGCTTCTTCGGGGAGCAATAG
- a CDS encoding DUF4214 domain-containing protein, protein MIDRTVDKGFDTISFNVSVPINRETGELQTIMPPGHMDKPFPADIWRMYEYVESLGLRAHLELLIRDPITDLMIMKDTVGPNFNSDRMFESVKSYVVPIAEQAQKFGVDGIQLSRYNSGFDTSDYRDQWIDLINGVRNVYTGSIGYANDFRSNNVVWDLVDNVFIGLGLALSTTPLYDAEEIVPLYAQDNVLGQVEQVLERYPEKSVYFGGLAFSPGQPGLGWIENLGSYVWGEDSVAEIPGQSFHRVFPEERINFPMAEAWIEGFFEFFGNYLSDDMAGFQIMQYAPWAELGWIRNPSGNLVAESYSSFARASFLLNYQPESEAVIEDYLDRGWGFKTLHYGTQGNDVLLGSEIDDKFFLSAGDDQLVGADGLDMLVVSASRDQFVLTQFGNKWQLANNGRSEFTGTKTLEGVERIDFMDINVALDTEGVAGQAYRIYKAAFDRAPDLTGLGYWIKAMDAGAALDSVAAGFVSSSEFQTTYGTNISNTDFITLLYANVLDRTPDDSGFDYWLTRMSEGMTREQVLANFSESVENKANVAELIADGIQYTAFMG, encoded by the coding sequence ATGATCGATCGCACAGTAGACAAAGGCTTTGACACCATATCGTTCAACGTCAGCGTGCCTATCAACCGAGAAACTGGTGAACTGCAGACTATCATGCCTCCAGGCCACATGGACAAGCCTTTTCCAGCTGATATATGGCGCATGTACGAATACGTCGAGTCTTTGGGATTAAGGGCTCATCTTGAGTTGCTGATTCGTGATCCCATAACAGATCTGATGATCATGAAAGACACTGTAGGCCCAAACTTCAATTCTGATCGCATGTTCGAATCTGTGAAATCGTATGTGGTTCCCATCGCTGAACAGGCTCAAAAATTTGGAGTTGATGGCATACAGCTGAGCCGATACAACAGCGGATTTGATACTAGTGACTATCGTGACCAGTGGATAGATCTAATCAATGGGGTGAGAAACGTCTACACGGGATCTATTGGTTACGCAAACGACTTCCGCAGTAACAACGTAGTGTGGGATTTGGTTGACAATGTCTTTATTGGACTCGGTTTAGCGTTGTCAACAACCCCGCTCTACGATGCAGAGGAAATTGTTCCTTTATACGCTCAAGATAATGTTCTAGGACAAGTAGAGCAAGTGCTAGAAAGGTATCCAGAAAAAAGCGTTTATTTTGGAGGCCTAGCTTTTTCTCCTGGTCAACCAGGCCTTGGTTGGATTGAAAATCTAGGTAGTTATGTCTGGGGCGAAGACAGTGTCGCTGAAATACCAGGCCAAAGTTTTCATCGGGTTTTTCCCGAAGAACGTATCAACTTCCCTATGGCTGAGGCTTGGATTGAGGGATTTTTTGAATTTTTCGGTAATTATCTAAGCGATGATATGGCAGGCTTTCAAATTATGCAGTATGCCCCATGGGCGGAACTGGGTTGGATTAGAAACCCCAGCGGTAATCTTGTTGCAGAGTCCTACTCCTCGTTTGCTAGGGCTTCGTTTCTATTGAATTATCAACCCGAATCAGAAGCAGTCATTGAAGACTATTTAGACCGCGGTTGGGGATTTAAAACCTTGCACTATGGTACTCAAGGCAATGATGTTTTACTGGGCTCTGAAATTGACGATAAATTCTTTTTGAGTGCTGGGGATGATCAGTTAGTGGGTGCTGATGGTCTCGATATGCTAGTTGTCTCAGCCTCACGCGACCAATTTGTGCTGACTCAATTTGGTAACAAATGGCAGTTAGCAAATAATGGCCGCAGCGAGTTTACGGGAACTAAGACTCTTGAAGGCGTTGAAAGAATCGATTTCATGGACATCAATGTTGCACTAGACACCGAAGGCGTGGCTGGTCAAGCGTACCGCATCTACAAAGCAGCATTTGATCGTGCGCCAGATCTCACTGGCTTGGGTTATTGGATCAAGGCCATGGATGCGGGCGCAGCACTTGACTCTGTAGCTGCTGGATTTGTCAGTAGTTCGGAGTTTCAAACCACCTACGGCACTAACATCAGTAATACTGATTTCATCACGCTGCTCTATGCCAATGTGCTGGATAGAACGCCAGATGACAGCGGATTTGACTATTGGCTAACGAGAATGAGCGAGGGTATGACACGTGAGCAAGTGTTGGCCAATTTCAGCGAGTCCGTCGAAAATAAGGCCAATGTGGCTGAGCTCATTGCTGATGGCATTCAGTACACCGCGTTTATGGGTTGA
- a CDS encoding phage integrase SAM-like domain-containing protein: MGKQVTTSTKRAKADTAKKTARSSTKRAVVADKPKSQARAATSYTEKHEIKGYPSKLFIYRLEASPYWWARYFIEGRVLRKTTKTSSKREAIEFAKQFYDTVTVNYQRGVVVSATNDFGKVADAMLKEERAKLDRREITLITYTNTEYRLNKHVLPYFREKDITKIDCYILTDYLQHMSRQGISANTIRAYMQLVSKVLTHAARRKIISHVPEFPNVKVKDKPRGWFTTAEYDKLWKTASKLRGKRIEHRVWQDDKGEKHTQYIDTKAKTGKQGRFIRYVDMTEDLRRLIVFMVNSYIRPTDIKVMQHKHVDVVTGDYTYLRLRLPTTKGHSDPITTMSNAVNTYLKLCEVHAKKYEDEKIPSDDYVFMPQYREKQRDYALQHLQRQFEVVLALTGLGEGVNGENRTLYSLRHTCIMYRLLFGDGINTLALARNARTSVEMIDRFYAKPLSGEMNIEMLQSRRRKRKYFDG, encoded by the coding sequence ATGGGCAAGCAAGTGACCACATCAACCAAACGTGCCAAAGCTGACACAGCAAAAAAAACAGCACGTTCATCAACAAAAAGAGCAGTCGTCGCTGACAAGCCAAAATCCCAAGCTCGCGCTGCCACGTCTTACACAGAAAAACACGAGATAAAAGGTTATCCAAGCAAACTGTTCATCTACAGACTTGAGGCAAGTCCTTATTGGTGGGCGCGTTATTTCATTGAAGGTCGCGTGCTGCGGAAGACAACAAAAACAAGCAGCAAGCGCGAGGCTATTGAATTTGCGAAGCAGTTTTACGACACAGTTACTGTCAACTATCAACGTGGTGTCGTCGTCAGTGCAACCAACGATTTTGGCAAAGTGGCTGACGCCATGTTGAAGGAAGAGCGAGCCAAGCTTGATCGTCGTGAGATCACACTAATCACTTATACCAACACAGAGTACAGACTGAATAAACATGTGTTGCCTTACTTTCGTGAAAAAGACATAACCAAAATCGACTGCTACATACTGACAGATTATCTGCAGCATATGAGTCGACAAGGCATCAGTGCCAACACCATCCGTGCTTACATGCAGTTGGTGAGTAAAGTCTTGACCCACGCAGCGCGAAGAAAAATCATTTCGCATGTGCCCGAGTTTCCCAATGTCAAAGTCAAGGACAAGCCGCGCGGCTGGTTTACAACTGCTGAATATGACAAGCTTTGGAAGACCGCTAGCAAACTGCGTGGAAAGCGAATTGAGCATCGCGTTTGGCAAGACGACAAAGGTGAAAAACATACGCAGTACATTGACACCAAAGCCAAGACTGGTAAGCAAGGTCGCTTTATTCGTTACGTTGATATGACAGAGGACTTGCGACGTTTGATTGTTTTTATGGTCAACAGTTACATAAGACCAACAGACATAAAGGTCATGCAACATAAGCATGTAGACGTAGTAACGGGCGATTACACATATCTACGATTGCGTTTGCCCACAACCAAAGGACACAGTGATCCTATTACTACAATGAGTAACGCAGTCAATACGTATCTCAAGCTGTGCGAAGTACACGCGAAAAAGTACGAAGATGAAAAAATTCCCAGTGATGACTATGTGTTCATGCCACAGTACAGAGAAAAGCAGCGCGACTATGCTCTGCAGCATTTACAACGACAGTTCGAAGTGGTGTTGGCATTGACTGGCCTAGGCGAAGGCGTCAATGGCGAAAATAGAACACTGTATTCCTTACGTCACACGTGCATTATGTATCGCTTGCTATTTGGTGATGGCATCAACACGCTCGCATTGGCACGCAATGCGAGAACAAGCGTAGAGATGATTGATAGGTTTTACGCCAAGCCACTCAGTGGAGAGATGAATATCGAAATGCTGCAAAGTAGACGGCGCAAGAGGAAGTACTTTGACGGCTGA
- a CDS encoding IS481 family transposase, with the protein MSSVNQNVIKHKVGLLNLAAELGNVSRACKVMGFSRDTFYRYQAAVAEGGVEALLDANRKKPNLRNRIEQSIESAVVAFALEQPAFGQVRVSNELRKRGVFVSPSGVRSVWLRHDLESFKKRLISLEKHVAATGEVLTEAQVAALEKKQEDDVAHGEIETEHPGYLGSQDTFYVGTIKGVGRIYQQTFVDTYSKWATAKLYCTKTPITAADLLNDRVLPFFAEQQMGVLRILTDRGTEFCGKAETHDYQLYLALNDIEHTKTKVMHPQTNGICERFHKTILQEFYQVAFRRKIYRSIEELQADLDEWLHYYNHDRTHQGKMCCGRTPMETLIAGKPAWEDKINQLNH; encoded by the coding sequence ATGAGTAGTGTTAACCAAAATGTCATCAAACACAAGGTCGGCCTGTTGAACTTGGCTGCCGAGCTTGGAAACGTATCTCGCGCCTGCAAGGTGATGGGCTTTTCCCGAGACACCTTCTACCGATACCAAGCAGCCGTTGCTGAAGGCGGTGTAGAAGCTTTGCTCGATGCCAACCGCAAGAAGCCAAACTTGCGAAATCGTATTGAGCAAAGCATTGAATCTGCCGTGGTGGCCTTTGCCCTGGAGCAGCCCGCCTTTGGCCAAGTCCGTGTCTCTAACGAGCTGCGTAAGCGAGGTGTCTTTGTTTCGCCATCTGGCGTGAGGTCGGTTTGGTTACGTCATGACCTCGAATCATTCAAGAAGCGCCTGATTTCGTTAGAGAAACATGTAGCAGCCACGGGCGAAGTCTTGACCGAAGCTCAGGTCGCAGCACTCGAGAAAAAGCAAGAAGACGACGTCGCCCACGGAGAGATTGAGACTGAGCACCCCGGTTACCTAGGCAGCCAAGATACGTTCTATGTGGGTACCATCAAGGGCGTGGGTCGTATCTACCAGCAGACCTTTGTCGATACCTACTCCAAGTGGGCGACTGCGAAGCTGTACTGCACCAAGACACCGATTACCGCTGCAGACCTATTGAACGACCGTGTGCTGCCGTTCTTTGCAGAACAGCAGATGGGTGTTCTGAGGATCCTGACAGACCGTGGGACAGAATTCTGCGGCAAGGCCGAAACTCATGATTACCAGCTGTACTTGGCGCTCAATGACATCGAGCACACCAAGACCAAGGTCATGCACCCTCAGACCAATGGCATCTGTGAACGGTTTCACAAGACGATTCTGCAGGAGTTTTATCAGGTCGCCTTCAGACGAAAAATCTATCGGTCCATCGAAGAGCTGCAGGCTGATCTGGACGAGTGGCTGCATTACTACAACCATGACCGAACTCATCAAGGCAAGATGTGCTGTGGTCGAACACCGATGGAAACATTAATTGCTGGCAAACCAGCGTGGGAGGATAAAATCAACCAACTGAATCACTGA
- a CDS encoding DUF4214 domain-containing protein: protein MNKLDIGVGLQQSFLIKHGDQVDATHGKERVIGDFNGDGIHDLAVAFGNRIPFEEISRNPPQIFLGTQAGLVHDTSFAIANSPQIQSVSRVEAPDINGDGISDLFFGSATSGEQPPAYQNLPGMYAISGSNGFQGYQLEGEDFYHHIRVADVNGDGYPDVLFPGIGGESYFVTGGATPSVTDANIPNNLLRFPNWDVLETYPNGWIKTALWRQTQTVNFVDANRDGHPDLLLLPKGDPHHLLFLNDGTGNFSKSVELRVDAAVPGFEQWGRYAEFVPSSGPNPYEIVGNPVPTKGINYYGSLTYDINGDGWEDLINAGPYIDTFRAGNENNNEQAIQILINDGALFQNETAERISQIEYEVILNRHQGYLIYELVDINGDGHMDLMLSTSFSGYFSPRNTEMTDPSGQKETVFFLNDGTGHFSEVTVAGLPNVNLDIMPVDGKLAFVALPSVTMEIPYNPELGSPWDNSANTTQFDVWITNTPWTRGDEGNNFVHGTTISETIDGGLGTDTLVVLGRSSQYDVDLAGGRPVSIHGLDGMSGTDTLVSVERIKFYDTTVAFDTDGVAGQAYRIYKAAFDRAPDLTGLGYWIKAIDAGATLDSVAAGFVGSSEFQTTYGNNINNTDFITLLYANVLDRTPDDSGFDYWLTRMSEGMTREQVLANFSESGENKANVAELIADGIQYTAFMG from the coding sequence GTGAACAAATTAGATATTGGTGTTGGTTTACAGCAAAGCTTCTTGATCAAGCACGGAGATCAAGTTGATGCCACACATGGCAAAGAGCGAGTGATTGGTGATTTCAATGGGGACGGTATTCACGACTTAGCCGTTGCTTTTGGTAACAGAATTCCATTTGAAGAAATTTCTCGCAATCCGCCACAAATCTTTTTAGGAACTCAAGCGGGTTTGGTTCATGACACATCTTTTGCGATAGCTAATTCGCCACAGATTCAATCAGTGTCTCGTGTGGAAGCGCCAGATATCAATGGCGATGGAATTTCCGACTTGTTTTTTGGCAGTGCCACCAGCGGTGAGCAACCACCAGCGTATCAAAACTTGCCAGGCATGTACGCCATCAGCGGCAGCAACGGATTTCAAGGTTATCAACTAGAGGGCGAAGACTTCTATCATCACATTCGTGTAGCAGACGTTAACGGTGACGGTTACCCCGATGTGTTATTTCCAGGTATTGGCGGTGAGAGCTACTTTGTCACGGGTGGCGCTACACCCAGTGTGACTGATGCCAACATTCCCAACAACTTGTTGAGGTTCCCTAACTGGGATGTGTTGGAAACTTACCCTAATGGTTGGATAAAAACAGCCTTGTGGCGACAGACACAGACAGTGAATTTTGTGGACGCCAATCGAGATGGCCACCCCGATTTGTTGTTACTACCCAAAGGCGACCCACACCACTTGTTGTTCTTGAATGATGGTACGGGGAACTTCTCCAAATCGGTTGAACTGCGAGTAGATGCCGCAGTGCCTGGATTTGAGCAGTGGGGCAGATACGCTGAGTTTGTGCCCAGCAGCGGTCCCAATCCCTACGAAATCGTAGGCAATCCAGTCCCAACCAAAGGTATCAACTACTACGGCTCCCTAACTTACGACATCAATGGTGATGGTTGGGAAGATCTCATCAATGCTGGCCCTTACATTGACACGTTTAGGGCGGGCAACGAGAACAACAATGAGCAGGCCATACAAATCCTAATCAACGACGGTGCCTTGTTTCAAAACGAGACCGCTGAGCGCATTTCACAGATCGAGTATGAAGTGATATTGAATCGCCATCAAGGTTATTTGATATACGAGTTAGTCGACATCAACGGTGATGGCCACATGGACTTGATGTTAAGCACATCCTTTAGCGGTTACTTTAGTCCCCGCAACACTGAAATGACAGATCCCAGCGGTCAAAAGGAGACCGTTTTCTTTCTCAACGATGGAACGGGACACTTCTCTGAAGTCACTGTGGCTGGTCTACCCAACGTCAACCTTGACATAATGCCTGTTGATGGCAAGCTGGCATTTGTTGCGTTACCGTCTGTGACCATGGAAATCCCTTACAACCCCGAGCTTGGTTCACCATGGGACAATTCAGCCAACACCACCCAATTTGATGTTTGGATTACCAACACACCATGGACACGCGGTGATGAGGGCAACAACTTTGTACATGGCACCACCATCAGCGAGACTATCGACGGCGGTCTTGGCACTGACACCTTGGTCGTATTGGGCAGAAGCAGTCAGTATGACGTTGATTTGGCTGGCGGCCGCCCAGTGTCCATCCATGGACTTGACGGTATGTCGGGCACCGACACGCTGGTGTCCGTTGAACGAATCAAGTTTTATGACACGACTGTGGCTTTTGACACCGACGGCGTGGCTGGTCAAGCCTATCGCATCTACAAAGCGGCCTTTGATCGTGCGCCAGATCTCACTGGCTTGGGTTATTGGATCAAGGCCATAGATGCGGGTGCAACACTCGATTCTGTAGCTGCTGGATTTGTCGGCAGCTCGGAGTTTCAAACAACTTACGGCAACAACATCAACAATACTGATTTCATCACGCTGCTCTATGCCAATGTGCTGGATAGAACGCCAGATGACAGCGGATTTGACTATTGGCTAACGAGAATGAGCGAGGGCATGACTCGTGAACAAGTGTTGGCCAATTTCAGCGAGTCCGGTGAAAACAAGGCCAATGTGGCAGAGCTAATTGCTGATGGCATTCAGTACACCGCGTTTATGGGGTGA
- a CDS encoding N-acyl-D-amino-acid deacylase family protein: MQADLIIRGGQIIDGNGTPAVTGDVAVIDDQIVAMGDLTNWQSGQVIEAHGKVIAPGFIDPHVHHDEAVLTDPLLTCMTSQGVTTVINGNCGFSIAPLTKSGPLPAPLDLILDDTRPRFSSYAQYRAALQADPPAVNAACLIGHGSLRINEVADLNKPADASELKRMRQALDQALSEGGIGLSTGPFYPPARASTTAELTAMAEVAQAHGKLYATHMRDEGDRVVDALNETFRVGRDACCGVHVSHHKCAGLANHGMSATTLPMIEKAMQTQDVGLDTTPWTASATMLNSGRHKQATRVIVSDSVPYPEMAGRDLADIAQEWGVSLDEAVDRLIPAAGIFFIMDEKDVQRILSFEHTIICSDGIHKGSHPHPRVWGTFPRVLGHYTREVKLFSLEEAVKRMTSMPADRFGLGQRGRLAVGNFADIVVFDPNTIAERATFQKPIQAAAGIEHVFVNGRLVWDGDKATGARPGMHLDRSVPTKMV, from the coding sequence ATGCAAGCTGACCTAATCATTCGGGGCGGGCAAATAATCGACGGCAATGGCACCCCAGCCGTCACAGGTGATGTGGCAGTGATTGATGACCAGATCGTTGCCATGGGCGATTTGACGAATTGGCAGTCAGGTCAGGTCATCGAGGCTCATGGCAAAGTGATCGCACCGGGTTTCATCGATCCGCATGTTCATCACGATGAGGCCGTCTTGACCGACCCTTTGCTGACTTGCATGACTAGCCAAGGTGTGACCACGGTTATCAATGGCAATTGCGGGTTCTCCATTGCACCATTGACCAAATCCGGTCCTCTGCCGGCACCGCTTGACCTTATTCTCGATGACACACGACCGCGGTTCTCATCGTACGCTCAATATAGAGCGGCTCTGCAAGCCGATCCGCCAGCGGTCAACGCGGCCTGCTTGATCGGACATGGTTCACTTCGTATTAACGAAGTAGCGGATTTGAACAAGCCAGCCGATGCCAGCGAACTGAAACGAATGCGGCAAGCGCTAGACCAAGCGCTGTCAGAAGGCGGCATTGGCTTATCAACCGGACCGTTTTATCCGCCTGCGCGTGCATCTACCACAGCGGAATTAACTGCCATGGCTGAAGTTGCACAAGCTCATGGAAAGCTATATGCAACCCACATGCGTGATGAAGGTGATCGCGTGGTTGATGCTTTAAACGAAACCTTTCGGGTAGGACGCGATGCTTGCTGTGGCGTACACGTCTCGCACCATAAATGCGCGGGACTCGCCAACCATGGCATGTCGGCAACGACGCTGCCGATGATAGAAAAAGCCATGCAAACGCAAGATGTTGGACTAGACACGACACCGTGGACTGCGAGCGCGACGATGCTGAACTCCGGCAGACATAAGCAAGCTACGCGAGTGATCGTGTCCGATTCCGTGCCCTATCCGGAAATGGCTGGGCGCGATCTCGCGGATATTGCGCAAGAATGGGGGGTCAGTCTGGACGAAGCAGTTGATCGTTTGATCCCGGCAGCTGGAATTTTTTTCATCATGGATGAAAAAGACGTTCAGAGAATTCTGTCGTTTGAGCACACCATTATTTGCTCGGATGGCATACACAAAGGATCACATCCACATCCACGGGTGTGGGGTACTTTTCCACGGGTGCTTGGGCACTACACACGAGAGGTCAAACTGTTCTCGCTTGAAGAAGCCGTCAAGCGCATGACCAGTATGCCAGCCGACCGATTTGGTCTTGGTCAACGGGGTCGCTTGGCAGTGGGTAACTTTGCTGACATTGTGGTCTTTGACCCAAACACGATTGCCGAGCGGGCCACATTTCAAAAGCCGATTCAAGCAGCAGCGGGTATCGAACATGTCTTTGTCAACGGACGTTTAGTCTGGGATGGTGACAAAGCCACGGGTGCCCGGCCTGGCATGCACTTGGATAGATCCGTGCCCACCAAGATGGTCTGA
- a CDS encoding M81 family metallopeptidase: MKSDRKPWRIALAGFHLESASFLPQISTLEDFETGTTRGDDILQAYRDTNTVMGGFIHVCEQCEVKMVPLVYSFLGALGPASDEAVQAFADEISLGVAKQTVDGVLLHLHGACWAQGFEDVERYFIERLRQQVGTDLPVVVAFDYHGNLDHASIAQLDAAYAYRLSPHTDMGQTGERAARGLMRILETGQRPGMAIEKPGLIVPSIFSATALEPLASIIKAARTKEVELDATVDISIMAGFSYADSHNTGFSVIVVSEHGQAHAQSLASAFSDLIKKQRAELYAPEPVLKVDEAIPIALEISPKTGHPVVLLEHADRINDSSYVLNALLDHQAPSAYVPFLLDPAAANLANEAGVGAEVDIELGGWSSDRAGARRTHRATVLQCGPKSYKVSGQMMQGQHVDLGMTALVQIGHVYVSVVSKYAFTVDEDVYKVFGLSINDFDMVVLRSKTHFRQFFEKVATRIIIVDTPDYGPADLMTIPYARLNTANVYPHSEV; this comes from the coding sequence ATGAAATCTGACCGCAAACCCTGGCGTATCGCGCTAGCCGGATTCCATCTGGAGTCGGCTAGTTTTTTGCCGCAAATCAGCACTCTGGAGGACTTTGAGACTGGCACCACTCGCGGTGACGACATCTTGCAAGCCTATCGTGACACAAACACTGTCATGGGCGGTTTCATCCATGTTTGTGAGCAGTGCGAAGTAAAAATGGTGCCTCTGGTGTACTCTTTCCTTGGTGCACTTGGGCCGGCGAGCGATGAAGCTGTCCAAGCATTTGCCGATGAAATATCACTAGGGGTTGCCAAGCAAACAGTAGACGGCGTTCTGTTGCATTTACATGGTGCTTGCTGGGCACAAGGCTTTGAGGACGTTGAACGTTACTTTATCGAGCGCTTGCGCCAACAAGTAGGCACTGACCTGCCTGTGGTGGTTGCCTTTGATTATCACGGCAACTTGGACCACGCGTCGATTGCCCAACTTGACGCGGCTTATGCCTACAGGCTCTCGCCTCACACTGACATGGGACAAACGGGCGAGCGCGCAGCCCGAGGGCTGATGCGCATCCTGGAGACTGGCCAACGACCCGGGATGGCCATCGAGAAACCGGGGCTTATCGTGCCAAGCATTTTTAGCGCCACAGCACTAGAGCCACTTGCCAGCATCATCAAGGCCGCCAGAACAAAAGAAGTCGAACTCGACGCGACAGTCGATATCTCTATCATGGCTGGCTTCTCCTATGCGGATTCACACAACACAGGCTTTAGCGTCATTGTCGTGTCCGAGCACGGACAAGCACATGCTCAAAGCCTAGCCTCAGCCTTCAGCGATCTGATCAAAAAGCAGCGCGCTGAACTGTACGCCCCTGAACCGGTGCTCAAAGTAGATGAGGCAATCCCGATAGCACTTGAAATCTCACCCAAAACAGGCCATCCGGTCGTACTGCTGGAACATGCGGATCGGATTAACGATTCGAGCTATGTATTAAATGCGCTGCTTGATCATCAAGCGCCAAGTGCCTACGTGCCATTCCTGCTTGATCCGGCAGCCGCAAACCTCGCCAATGAGGCTGGTGTTGGGGCTGAAGTCGACATTGAACTTGGCGGCTGGAGTTCCGATCGCGCTGGCGCACGTCGCACGCACCGGGCAACGGTTCTTCAATGTGGGCCAAAGTCTTACAAGGTCTCTGGACAAATGATGCAAGGCCAGCATGTCGACCTTGGCATGACAGCGCTTGTACAAATTGGCCACGTATATGTCAGCGTCGTCAGTAAATATGCATTTACGGTTGATGAAGACGTCTACAAAGTATTTGGTTTAAGCATCAACGACTTTGATATGGTGGTGCTGCGCTCAAAAACGCACTTCAGACAGTTTTTTGAGAAGGTGGCTACGCGCATTATCATCGTCGATACGCCTGACTACGGACCAGCAGATCTGATGACTATTCCCTATGCGCGTCTGAATACGGCCAACGTCTACCCGCACAGTGAGGTCTGA